Proteins from a genomic interval of Danio rerio strain Tuebingen ecotype United States chromosome 4, GRCz12tu, whole genome shotgun sequence:
- the LOC110439424 gene encoding uncharacterized protein isoform X4 codes for MRIHTGEKTFTCTQCGKSFIHSSSLNQHMRIHTGEKPFSCTQCGKSFDCSSHLNKHMRVHTGEKPFTCTQCGKSFSQSSSLNKHIRNHTREKPFTCTQCGKSFSQSSFLNLHMMIHTGEKPFSCTQCGKSFDCSSHLNKHMRVHTGEKSFTCTQCGKSFINSSSLNQHMRIHTGEKPFTCTSCGKRFSRSSSLKKHMRIHTREKTFICTQCGKSFSQSSFFNLHMMIHTGEKPFPCSQCGKSFIRSSSLNLHMMIHTGEKKPFTCTQCGKRFIHSSSLNQHMRMHTGEKPFTCTQCGKSFDCSSHLNKHMRVHTGEKPFTCTQCAKSFSQSSSLNLQMKSHTGEKLFTCT; via the coding sequence atgaggatccacactggagaaaaaacattcacatgcactcagtgtgggaagagtttcatccactcatcatcccttaatcaacacatgaggatccacactggagaaaaaccattctcatgcactcagtgtgggaagagttttgacTGCTCATCAcatcttaataaacacatgagggtccacactggagagaaaccattcacatgcactcagtgtgggaagagtttcagccaatcatcatcccttaataaacacataaggaaccacactagagagaaaccattcacatgcactcagtgtgggaaaagtttcagccaatcatcattccttaatctacacatgatgattcacactggagagaaaccattctcatgcactcagtgtgggaagagttttgactgctcatcacaccttaataaacacatgagggtccacactggagagaaatcattcacatgcactcagtgtgggaagagtttcatcaactcatcatcccttaatcaacacatgaggatccacactggagagaaaccattcacatgcacttcaTGTGGGAAGAGATTCAgccgatcatcatcccttaaaaaacacatgaggatccacactagagagaaaacattcatatgcactcagtgtgggaagagttttagccaatcatcattctttaatctacacatgatgattcacactggagagaaaccatttccatgctctcagtgtgggaagagtttcatccgctcatcatcccttaatctacacatgatgatccacactggagaaaaaaaacctttcacctgcactcagtgtgggaagagattCATccactcatcatcccttaatcaacacatgaggatgcacactggagagaaaccattcacatgcactcagtgtgggaagagttttgactgctcatcacaccttaataaacacatgagggtccacactggagagaaaccattcacatgcactcagtgtgcgaagagtttcagccaatcatcatcccttaatctacaaatgaagagccacactggagagaaactattcacttgcacttaa